The nucleotide window GAAGAAGGTCGAGGAGCGCAACTTCTCCACCCGCAAGCACCTCCTCGAGTGGGACGAGCCGATGGACTACCAGCGGCGGGCGTTCTACCGCGAAAGGCAGCAGATTCTCGAGGGTCGCAGACTCAGCGATCTGATCTGGCGGATGATCGACGACACCGTCAAGGAGGTTGTCGCCAGCTACCTCGCGGACGACTACACGGCCAAGCGGATCAGCGAATGGGTGAAGAGCACGCTGGATGTCAACATCAGCTCCGATTCGCTGCGCGACGATGACGCGACCTATCTCGAGAAGCGGATTCGCCAGAAGGCCAAGGACGAGATCCGCGACATGGTACGCACCTCGCTCGGCGAGTACATCGACGAGGAGGAGGCGCCGGAGGCGTGGGACGTCGGTGGTCTGCTCAAGTGGGCTCAGCGGCTGTTCCCCGTGGCTCTTACCCAGAACCACATGCGGAAGATGAGTCCCACCGAGATCGAGGACGCCCTCTACGAGGCGGCCGACGCCCACTACGACAAGATCGATCTCTCGCCGATCGAGGTCTATCTCGATCCCCAGTATGGGCGCGGCGCTTTGGCCGACTGGGTCCGGTCCAAGTTCGGCATTGACTTCAAGCGGGAGGAGATTCTTTCCGGTACGGTGGCGGAAGTGACCGAGCTGATCACCCGGAAGGCGCGCGAGACATACAAGCTCCGCGAGGTTCGCTATCCGATCGAGGCGATCATCAACCGGGCCTTTGGAACGACGGGCACCGACAGCGTCTATTCCCTGCAGATCATCACCGACTGGGCGAACTCCAAGTACCGTGTGGGCTGGACGCCGGAGCGGCTGGCCGGCAAGAGCATCGACGCCATCGCCCGCGATCTCGAGAGTGTCAGCCTGGCGTTTCTCGAGGGCGGGCTGACCAAGGAGATCGACGACGCCGACAGCCGCTACCGCCACAATGCCGAGGGGT belongs to Phycisphaerae bacterium and includes:
- a CDS encoding SEC-C domain-containing protein translates to MVRTSLGEYIDEEEAPEAWDVGGLLKWAQRLFPVALTQNHMRKMSPTEIEDALYEAADAHYDKIDLSPIEVYLDPQYGRGALADWVRSKFGIDFKREEILSGTVAEVTELITRKARETYKLREVRYPIEAIINRAFGTTGTDSVYSLQIITDWANSKYRVGWTPERLAGKSIDAIARDLESVSLAFLEGGLTKEIDDADSRYRHNAEGLTQWAQERFSRALDPKKLTEPDAEAKKVLQQAGYELVRWELTHLERYVLLRIYDQGWKDHLLEMDHLKYAIMQRPMGGDQTHPQSQYAIEGRELFEQMWRTIRDRVTDIIFKVGGGPGGGEATETSGTTGGPGGLLSRAQLRYDSATGTGFTSADQEAAMRAQGEAKPATIRRDEPRVGRNDPCPCGSGKKYKQCHGRK